The Miscanthus floridulus cultivar M001 chromosome 6, ASM1932011v1, whole genome shotgun sequence genomic interval CGTCCTTCTTCTCGAGGCTGGTGTTGTTCAGCCGCTCGACGGCCAGTATGAGCGCCTGTGTACCGAGCCCACCCTCGCCGTGCGCGATCAGCGACACGTACAGCTGTTGCGCGAGCGCGAGCCCCGGCAGCGACAGCCCCATGGCCTGGCATTCCGACAGGCAGATACCGAGGTCCTTCACGAAGTGCCGGACATAGAAGCCAGCCGCCATATCCCTCTCCAGGATCCGCTTCCCGTACAGTTCCAGCGACTTGGACCCCGCCGCGCCGGTGGAGATGGCCTCCAGCCACTTGGCCACGTCCAGCCCGGCCTTGTGCGCGTACACCATGCCCTCCGCGAGCCCCACCATGGTGGACGCGATGGCGATCTGGTTGCCCAGCTTCGCGCGCTGCCCCGCGCCGGGCCCGCCCATGTACAGCGCGTTTCCCATGAGCTTGAAGAGCGGCGCCAGGCGAGCAACGACGGCGGCGTCGCCGCCCGCGAAGATGGAAAGGGTGGCGTTGCGGGCCCCTCGGTCGCCGCCGGAGACGGGGGCGTCGACGGCCGAGCAGCCGGAGGCGGCAGCGGCCGCGGCTATCTCGGCGGCGAGAGTGGGGTCGGAGGTGGTCATATCGACGAGGATGCCGCCTGGGGCCAGGCCGGAGAGGGCGCCGGTGGATGGATCGAGGGCGGTGGAGCGGACGTCGGAGGGGAAGCCGACcatgaggaagatgacatcgGCAGCCGAGGCGGCCGCGCGGGGGCTGTCCGCGAGGCTGGCGCCGCTGGAGACGAGGCCCTGGGTCTTGGATGCCGTGCGGTTGAAGACGGTGAGAGCGTAGCCGGCGGAGAGGAGGTGGCCAGCCATGGACTGGCCCATGACGCCCGTCCCCACCCAGGCCACGCGGGTGGTGTCCGGAGAGATCGGACGATCGGAGACGTTCGCTGCCGTGGACGACGACGACATGGCTGCtgttgcggcggc includes:
- the LOC136456525 gene encoding probable 3-hydroxyisobutyrate dehydrogenase-like 1, mitochondrial, with the translated sequence MLAGISSFLTRRRPPFPLAATAAAATAAMSSSSTAANVSDRPISPDTTRVAWVGTGVMGQSMAGHLLSAGYALTVFNRTASKTQGLVSSGASLADSPRAAASAADVIFLMVGFPSDVRSTALDPSTGALSGLAPGGILVDMTTSDPTLAAEIAAAAAASGCSAVDAPVSGGDRGARNATLSIFAGGDAAVVARLAPLFKLMGNALYMGGPGAGQRAKLGNQIAIASTMVGLAEGMVYAHKAGLDVAKWLEAISTGAAGSKSLELYGKRILERDMAAGFYVRHFVKDLGICLSECQAMGLSLPGLALAQQLYVSLIAHGEGGLGTQALILAVERLNNTSLEKKDE